A region from the Variovorax sp. RKNM96 genome encodes:
- a CDS encoding Hsp70 family protein, protein MPSPSSLPTIGIDFGTSNSAVACRVDGVARLLPIEGTATTLPTAIFFNAEDRTTHFGREAVALYLSGVEGRLMRSLKSLLGSALMQEKTAVYDGLVSFEDIIARFLRELAVRAGRELGRIPEQVVIGRPVHFVDDDSKRDERAEESLRHAARAAGFRDVAFQLEPIAAAFDYEQRITKESLVLIVDIGGGTSDFTVVRVGPERAARNDRSDDVLATSGVHIGGTDFDQRLNLDRVMPAFGFRHHGPQGREVPSKVFFELSSWHLINWLYAAKAVRQAKELRTNYADTQLHDRLMTVLEERHGHRIAAAVEQAKIDASVTDAQTSIDLSCAEAGLVATLSPADMAQQLSAQLENVIACAHACVKRAGLRSGDLDAIYLTGGSSALRPFQHALRKSFAGVNLVEGDLFGGVATGLACATPQQRRRA, encoded by the coding sequence CACCGCGATTTTCTTCAACGCCGAAGACCGCACGACCCATTTCGGCCGTGAGGCCGTCGCGCTGTACCTGTCGGGCGTCGAGGGGCGCCTGATGCGCTCGCTCAAGAGCTTGCTCGGCAGCGCGCTGATGCAGGAGAAGACAGCCGTCTACGACGGGCTCGTGAGCTTCGAGGACATCATCGCGCGCTTCCTGCGCGAGTTGGCGGTGCGCGCCGGGCGCGAGCTTGGCCGGATCCCCGAGCAGGTCGTGATCGGGCGGCCCGTTCACTTCGTGGACGACGATTCCAAGCGCGACGAACGCGCCGAAGAGAGCCTGCGCCATGCGGCCCGTGCGGCGGGTTTTCGCGACGTGGCCTTTCAGCTCGAACCGATCGCGGCCGCCTTCGACTACGAGCAGCGGATCACGAAGGAATCGCTGGTATTGATCGTCGACATCGGCGGCGGCACCTCGGACTTCACCGTCGTGCGCGTGGGTCCGGAGCGGGCGGCGCGCAACGATCGCAGCGACGACGTGCTGGCCACCAGCGGCGTGCACATCGGCGGCACAGACTTCGACCAGCGCCTGAACCTGGACCGCGTGATGCCGGCGTTCGGCTTTCGCCACCATGGGCCACAGGGCCGCGAGGTGCCGAGCAAGGTGTTCTTCGAGTTGTCGTCGTGGCACCTGATCAACTGGCTCTATGCCGCCAAGGCGGTCCGCCAGGCGAAGGAGCTGCGCACCAACTATGCCGACACGCAGTTGCATGACCGGCTGATGACGGTGCTGGAAGAGCGCCACGGGCACCGAATCGCCGCCGCCGTCGAGCAGGCCAAGATCGATGCCTCTGTGACCGATGCGCAGACCTCGATCGACCTCTCGTGCGCGGAAGCGGGGCTGGTTGCCACGCTCTCGCCCGCCGACATGGCGCAACAGCTTTCCGCCCAGCTCGAGAACGTGATCGCCTGTGCGCATGCCTGCGTCAAGCGCGCGGGCCTTCGCAGCGGCGATCTCGATGCGATCTACCTCACGGGCGGCTCGTCGGCGCTGCGCCCGTTCCAGCACGCCTTGCGAAAAAGCTTTGCCGGCGTGAACCTGGTCGAGGGCGACCTGTTCGGTGGTGTGGCCACCGGGCTGGCCTGCGCGACGCCGCAACAACGGCGCCGGGCATGA